The proteins below come from a single Argentina anserina chromosome 1, drPotAnse1.1, whole genome shotgun sequence genomic window:
- the LOC126784898 gene encoding jasmonate-induced oxygenase 2-like isoform X2: MVALRGIIDQYISNLQVITETVLKGMARSLNLEEDCFLDKYGEQRKMDGRFNFYPPCSRPDRVLGTKPHADGTIITLLLQDKEMEGLQFLKDDQWFRAPIVPEALLINVGDQAEILTNYGLFKSPVHKVVTNAEKERVSLAVFCVPDGEKEIEPFESLINESRPKLHKKVKNYVAIYFEYYQQGRRPIEAALL, encoded by the exons ATGGTTGCTTTGAG GGGTATCATAGACCAATATATCAGTAACTTACAGGTGATAACAGAAACTGTCCTTAAAGGCATGGCACGGTCATTGAATTTGGAGGAAGATTGCTTTCTGGACAAGTATGGAGAACAAAGGAAAATGGATGGTAGGTTCAACTTCTATCCTCCATGTTCAAGGCCTGATCGTGTACTCGGTACCAAGCCACATGCAGATGGAACCATAATCACCCTTCTGTTGCAAGATAAAGAAATGGAAGGTCTTCAATTTCTGAAAGATGATCAATGGTTTAGGGCTCCCATTGTTCCTGAGGCGCTTCTCATCAATGTTGGTGATCAAGCAGAG ATATTAACTAATTATGGACTGTTCAAGAGCCCAGTGCACAAGGTAGTGACAAATGCAGAAAAGGAGAGAGTATCCTTGGCTGTGTTCTGCGTCCCGGATGGAGAGAAAGAGATTGAACCCTTTGAAAGCCTCATCAATGAGTCGAGGCCAAAGTTGCACAAAAAGGTGAAAAACTACGTTGCCATTTATTTCGAATACTACCAGCAGGGAAGAAGACCAATTGAGGCAGCATTGCTATAA
- the LOC126784898 gene encoding flavonol synthase/flavanone 3-hydroxylase-like isoform X1 — protein MVALRLYLTVYPPHQRNLKFWPENPKSFRGIIDQYISNLQVITETVLKGMARSLNLEEDCFLDKYGEQRKMDGRFNFYPPCSRPDRVLGTKPHADGTIITLLLQDKEMEGLQFLKDDQWFRAPIVPEALLINVGDQAEILTNYGLFKSPVHKVVTNAEKERVSLAVFCVPDGEKEIEPFESLINESRPKLHKKVKNYVAIYFEYYQQGRRPIEAALL, from the exons ATGGTTGCTTTGAG ACTATACCTTACTGTATATCCACCACACCAGCGCAACCTCAAGTTTTGGCCTGAAAATCCCAAATCTTTTAG GGGTATCATAGACCAATATATCAGTAACTTACAGGTGATAACAGAAACTGTCCTTAAAGGCATGGCACGGTCATTGAATTTGGAGGAAGATTGCTTTCTGGACAAGTATGGAGAACAAAGGAAAATGGATGGTAGGTTCAACTTCTATCCTCCATGTTCAAGGCCTGATCGTGTACTCGGTACCAAGCCACATGCAGATGGAACCATAATCACCCTTCTGTTGCAAGATAAAGAAATGGAAGGTCTTCAATTTCTGAAAGATGATCAATGGTTTAGGGCTCCCATTGTTCCTGAGGCGCTTCTCATCAATGTTGGTGATCAAGCAGAG ATATTAACTAATTATGGACTGTTCAAGAGCCCAGTGCACAAGGTAGTGACAAATGCAGAAAAGGAGAGAGTATCCTTGGCTGTGTTCTGCGTCCCGGATGGAGAGAAAGAGATTGAACCCTTTGAAAGCCTCATCAATGAGTCGAGGCCAAAGTTGCACAAAAAGGTGAAAAACTACGTTGCCATTTATTTCGAATACTACCAGCAGGGAAGAAGACCAATTGAGGCAGCATTGCTATAA